From the Mycobacterium sp. 155 genome, the window ACACCCCGAACCCGAAGCAGCAGCAACTCGACAATGCGCGCGTGGACAGTGCCACGGCGTACTTGACGACCCAACAGGGTGTGCGCGTCGACCATACCGACGACGCGCTCACCGCCGGTGAGCGCGGCCCAACTCTCCTGGAGGATTTCCACGCCAGGGAGAAGGTGACCCACTTCGATCACGAGCGGATTCCCGAACGCGTGGTACACGCCAGAGGTGCAGGCGCCTATGGCTATTTCGAGCCCTATGACGATGGGCTGGCAGACTTCACCGCGGCAAAGTTCTTGACCACCCCCGGCCTTCGGACGCCCGTCTTCGTCCGGTTCTCCACGGTCGCCGGCTCCCGCGGCTCAGCGGACACCGTCCGCGATGTGCGTGGCTTCGCCACGAAGTTCTATACCGGACAAGGCAACTACGACCTTGTCGGCAACAACTTCCCGGTCTTCTTCATCCAGGACGGCATCAAGTTCCCCGACTTCGTCCACGCCGTCAAACCCGAGCCGCACAACGAGATCCCGCAAGCAGCATCGGCACACAACACCCTGTGGGACTTCGTCTCGCTGCAACCGGAAACGCTGCACGCCATCATGTGGCTGATGTCCGATCGCGCGCTGCCCCGCAGCTACCGCATGATGCAGGGGTTCGGCGTGCACACGTTCCGGCTCGTAAATGCATCGGGCCAAGGCATTTTCGTCAAATTCCATTGGAAGCCGCTACTCGGGGTGCATTCGCTCATCTGGGACGAATGCCAGCAGATCGCCGGAAAGGACCCCGACTTCAACCGCCGCGACCTGTGGGAGGCGATCGAATCCGGCCACTATCCGGAGTGGGAGCTCGGGGTACAGCTCATCGCCGAGGCCGACGAGTTCGCATTTCCGTTCGACCTGCTCGACGCGACCAAGATCGTCCCTGAGGAACGTGTCCCGGTGCTCCCGGTGGGACGGATGGTGCTCGACCGCAACCCGGACAACTTCTTCGCCGAGACCGAGCAGGTGGCGTTCCACACCGCCAACGTCGTGCCGGGCATCGATTTCACGAACGATCCGTTGCTGCAGTTCCGCAACTTCTCCTACCTCGACACTCAGCTCATTCGGTTGGGCGGCCCCAACTTCGCCCAGCTGCCCGTCAACCGCCCCGTCGCCGACGTTCGCAACAACCAGCGCGACGGCTATGGTCAGCAGACGATCGCGCAGGGACCGTCGAGCTACTACAAGAACACCCTCGGCGGTGGGTGTCCCGCTATTGCCGACGACGACGTCTTCCGTCATTACACCGAACGCGTCGACGGGCACAAGATCCGCCAACGTGCGGAGAGCTTCAAAGACTATTTCGGCCAGCCACGGATGTTCTGGGACAGCATGTCTCCGGTAGAGGCCGAGCATATTGTCGCCGCGTTCGCCTTCGAGCTGGGAAAAGTCGGACCCGCCACCGGAATTCGCCCACGAGTCATCGAACAGCTCAACATGGTCGACCACGACCTCGCAGAACGGGTGGCCACAAAGCTCGGGCTTACGGCGCCCGCCGCAGTTCCCGTCGAGGACCGGCAGCCGCCGTCCCCTGCCCTATCTCAGCTCACGGCCGCACCCCACACGATCGACACGCGACGCATCGCCGTCCTGGTGGCCGGCGGAGTCGATGCGCGTGGGACCGAGCGGGCAACGGCGGCGCTGCACCGACTCGGCGCCACAGTGGACATGATCAGCACGGTGGGCGGCGGCGTCGTGCGGGGCGACACCGGCGACGAACTCGTCGTGGATCTGGGCATCAATACCACCTCTTCAGCTCTGTACGACGCGGTACTGGTGCCCGGCGGAGCCGAATCAGTCGGGCAGCTCACAGAAGACGGATCGATGGTCCATTTCGTGAGCGAGGCATATAAGCACCTGAAGCCCATCGCGGCATTCGGCGCAGGCATCGATGTGCTGCAGGCCGCCGGCATCAGAACCCGGCTGGAGAATGGCTCCGCTGACGTCGCAGATACCGGCGTGGTCACGTCGAGCAGCGGCGCTGACGACCTCGACGACACTTTCATCGGAGCTTTCGTCGGAGCTATCGAACGACATCGGATATGGGACCGGGCGACCGACACAATTCCCGCCTGACAATCCGTCGTAAGTCTTCGATCGACACCGCGGCAGCCGCCCGGCCATGAGAGATCCCTTAAGACGATTGTCCCTACCGCCCAAGCAACGTAGAGTCATATTCAGGTTGAGTTCACAGCCGCACACGCGCGTCGGCGCGCAGGGCTATGCAAGACTCCCTGTGCCCATTGCTTTGAAAAACCAGAGCTCGTTTGCGTGCCATACAAGAATCGACTATTTCGATTGATGGAGGCAACGTGTCTGTTGTCAACGTGCCGCTTACTGCCGGAAAGCAGTACAGCCTCCGCGGTGATCAAGCCGCAGGCTTCAGCACTCACTGGGTTGGGTCGGGTACTGCAGTGGTGACCGTGTACGGCGAACTCGACGCCGCCAACGCGCGCCAATTCGCCGAGTACACGGTGGGCCATATCAGCCATAGCAAAGAGCTCATCCTCGATCTCATGGCCGTCGGGTTTTTCTCGGTTTCCTGCTTCCCGGCGCTGCACAACCTGAACATGCGCTGCGGACGCGAAGGTGTCGGCTGGGTACTGATACCCAGCACCGCCGTTGCCCGAGTGCTCCGGGTTTGCGACCTCGGTGGGCAGCTGCCCACCGAGGCGACCGTCGCAACGGCATTGTCGGCGCTACGAGGCAGGCGGACCATCGGTTCGAACACCGCCGCGGAAGCTCCAGCAGATGCCTTCTTTGCCGTGTGACGAGCCGGCGCTCGGTCGGCTCGTGCTCGAATACGCCTCCACCGCAGCGGAATCTGCGGCCGCGGCCTTCGCCAGCCGTCACCTGTCGTTCTGCGGGTCCGCGGCGTCAGATGACCGGATGAACACCAGGAGGCGCTGGGACGGATCGTCGAGCATCAGCACTATCTGATCGATCTCGATGTCACCGTCGCGCGGATCCCGGAACGGGATCTTGAGCTGTTCGCGCGGCTGCGCCACGGTGAACCGGTGCCAGCGCGCCCGGAACGCCGCGTTGCGCTCCACGAGCTCCTGCATCGGGTCGACGTGCGCGCCGTCGGCGAGCGCATCGGTCGCGGTGGAGCGCAGCACCCCGACTACCACGTCCTGCATGGCACCGAGGTCGCGGAACCGGCTCTGGAAAAGAGCGTTGTCGAACAGTAGATCCGCGTAGGTACGCCGCTGCGCCGGTATCTCGGCGAAGTCGACGAACATCCGTATGGCGGCGTCGTTCCAGGCCAGGATCGAGGTCCGCGGACCGACCACCAGAGCAGGCAGGTCACCGAACCTGACCAGCAGGCGGCGGATCTGTTCGGGAACCCCTGATCCCGTCGAGGCCGCTGTCATACGCAACCTGGGTCCCGCCAGGAGCTGCCGCGCGTACCGAGCCTGGTCTTCATCGAGCAGCAGCGCCGTGATCAGCTGGTCGAGCACCTCCCTGCTCGGTGGTACCCGGCCCTGCTCGATGACTGGGGTGCCGGGACCGCTGGTGGACTACCCGTTCGACACCACCCGCAACGCCGTGCACGTGGTGTTCAACGGGATCCTCACTCGGTACCCGAACGTCAAGATCATCCTGTCTCACGCCGGCGGCTTCGTGCCCTATGCGGCACTGCGCTTCTGCCTGCTGCAGCCGGCGCTGCAGCCCAAGGGGCCGACCGCGGACGAACTGCTAGCGCAGTTCAAGCTCTTCTACTGGGACACCGCGCTTTCCTCCGGCAAGTACACGTTCGCCACCCTCAGCGAGTTCGCAGACCCCGAGCGCATCCTGTTCGGCAGCGACTACCCATATGCCTCGCCCGCTGTGTCGGCTGAGTTCACCCGGATCCTCGACGAGGAGACCGGCCTCACCGCCGAGCAGGCCACCGCGATCAACTCCGGCAACGCAAGAAGCTTTTCCCCCGCTTCCAGTGAGCGGGCGCCGCATCTCGTTGTCTTCGGCGACCAATCCTTCATTGGACAGCGCTCCGAGCGGTGACACCAGACATTGTCGGTGGTACGTAGACCGCAGGGCCTATTCGGTCGTAGACCCGCAGGGTGTCGGCGGCGATCCGGTCCCACGAGTAACGTGATCGCGCCCGGTCCCGGCCCGCAGCGCCGAGACTGCGACGCAGGAAGTCGTCGCGCAGCAGGCTAAAGATCGTGTCGGCCAACAGATCCGCTCGCTTCGGCGGGACAAGCCGGCCCGTAACATCGTGCACAACCGTATCGAGCATTCCACCGACAGCCGAGGCGACGACCGGGACACCACACGCCATCGCTTCCAGCGCCACGATACCGAAAGGCTCGTACCACGGCGTGCACGCGACGATATCGGCCGACCGCAACACGGCCGGCATGTCGGCGTGGGCCACCGATCCGCGAAGCTTGACCCGACTGGCGACACCGAGCTCTCGAGCCAATGCCCGCAACCTGCGTGCCTCGGGGTCGGCTTTGAGCCCGGCCCGGTCGGGACCGCCCACGATCACCAGTTCCGTGTCGGGAAGACTGGGCAACGCCCGGATCACGAGGTCAAAACCCTTGCGCGGCACAAATCTACCGACGCTGACGATGCGATGCGGCGCGCCACGGCGTGACTTCGGCCCTTGGGGGGTGAACAGTTCCAGATCCACGCCGCAGGGCACCACCGAGGTCCTGGACCGCGACCGGCCCACTCGCATGAGCTCGAACACCTCATCCGTGCACGTCGCTGTCACCCAGGTCGCTCCACGCGCCACCATGGCCTCGAGCTTGAGCCGTTCAGGTGGGCTGGTGTCCAGCGCGCCCTGATTCCTGCGCTTGACCACTCCGAGAGCGTGGAATGTCTGCACCGCAGGAAGATTCAAATGCCGGGCAGCCAACTGGCTGGCGACTCCCGACATCCAGAAATGTGCGTGCACGACGTCTGGCCGGTCGACCGCCCAGGCGCGGTCGAGAAATCTTGCGAATTCGCCCATGTATTGCAGTAATTCGTCCTTGGGAACGTGTTCTGCCGGACCGGCAGGGACGTGTACGACGGTGTACCTGTGCGGTGTTGTCATTCGTTCCGGCAGGTTCGGGTCGTCTCGTCGGGTGTAGACGACCACCTGATGACCTTGTCGACTCAAGGCCGCGGAAAGCCCGGCCACGTGGACGTTCTGGCCGCCGGCATCGGCTCCTCCGAGTGCCGCCAGCGGACTGGCGTGCTCGGAGACCATTGCGATTTTCATTCAATCCTCCTCAGGGAACTCACCGGCAGCACTCGGCGATGACGCGGTGTCCTGATCCCTGAGTGTGTCTGTCGAAATTTATTCTGCGCCTGGCCAACTGCGGCCAAGCAAGCCTCTGCCGTCCACATCCTTGGCGTCGTTGACCGGTAACAGATAGCGGTGCGGGCGGAAATACCCGGTCAACCAACTCTTAATCGCGCGAAAGGCTTTGGCCTAGCCACTCTCCGGTCCATCGCCCGCACCGAGGCGGTGGGCATTCCATTGACGTTCGTTGCGGCGCACCCGCCGATGCTCGAGGCCGAACCACGATCCGCTGGCCACGAACAAGACGGCGGTGATCACAGCCAACCACGTGCCGATATCGCCGTGCGAGGTTCCGAATGCCGCCAGGCACGCGAAGAATGACACCACGGCCACAAAAAGCAAGACCAATGCCGGCATGTTGGCCGTGTCTTTCATCGTCTCGCCGGCGTGCGGTCGGGTCGTACGGGCATGATCCACAGGGTCCTTGGCGGTGTCCCCCATCACTGCTCCTCTCGCTCGTCGGTCGGCGGATGCCGATCCGCCGACCATCCACGCTGGCGTTTTCCCGGGATCCGGCAGGTTCAAACGCAGCACTGTCCGATTTGCCCTTTTCTGCCATCGGGTAGCCCTTCCTGCGAGCAGTAGCCGCCATAGATGTTTTGCAGTGACTCGGGCCGGGAATACCCCCGCCGATATGACCACTTTCCCGATTTGCGCGCAGCCCAAGCTGCCCGACGCCCGCGGACCTGTTTCAGCCGTGGTCATCGAATTACTTAACCTTTGCGCTCCCCACACCCACCTCGAGCCGGTCGAAGCACGATTGCGCGACTCCGACCCGTTGGGTATTGACCTGCAACTGGCGTTATACGTGTGTTACGAACTGCACTACCGAGGTTTCGCCGAGGCCGACCCGGACTGGGAATGGAACGCCGGTCTGCTGCACCTTCGTTCACGATTGGAACGCGCGTTCCTCGCGGCGCTTCGTCGCGAGGTCGGCACGGTGGAACCGGAGGCAACCCCGGAAACTGAGATGGGCCGATTGTCTACCGAACCGGCCGATGGCACCGGCCCCAGCTACCATCTACGCGATCACGGCACGTGGCAGCAGATGCGCGAGTACTTCGCGCACCGGTCGGTGTACCACCTGAAGGAGGGCGACCCGCACGCCTGGTTGATTCCCAGACTCGCCGGGCAGGCGAAGGCCTCGTTCGTCGCCATCGAGTTCGACGAGTTCGGTGCCGGCTCGGGAAGCCAAGTGCATCAACAGTTGTTCGCTGACCTGATGCTGGCCGCCGGACTCGACAACAGCTATCTCGGGTATATCGGTGCCGTACCCGCGGAATCCTTGCTCACGGTCAATCTGATGTCGCTGTTCGGACTGCACCGTCGCCTTCGCGGCGCAGCGGTAGGACATTTCGCAGCGACGGAGATCACCTCCTCTCCTGGCTCACAGCGGATGGTCGCCGCGCTGCAGCGGATGTCGGCGCCGACGGCATGCGTCAAGTTCTACCGCGAGCATGTCGAGGCGGATGCGGTCCACGAACAGGTGGTCCGGACCGAGGTGATCAACAGTCTGCTGTCTGCCGAGCCCGCTTTGGCCGCTGACGTGGTGTTCGGTATCCGCGCCTGGGAAGTCGTGGAAAACCGACTCGCCGACTGGATGATGAAATGCTGGAAATCCGAGCGCAGCTCGTTACTTCGCCCGCTTGACTGATCGTCTGACCTTGCGGTGGCTGGTATCGCACAGTGGATAGTTCTTCGACCGGCGACAGGCGCAGACGGCCACCATGAACCGTGATGATTCGACAATGCGCCCATCCGGCGTCTCGATCCGCACCGGTCCCTCGATCAATATCGGTCCA encodes:
- a CDS encoding catalase, with translation MNNTPNPKQQQLDNARVDSATAYLTTQQGVRVDHTDDALTAGERGPTLLEDFHAREKVTHFDHERIPERVVHARGAGAYGYFEPYDDGLADFTAAKFLTTPGLRTPVFVRFSTVAGSRGSADTVRDVRGFATKFYTGQGNYDLVGNNFPVFFIQDGIKFPDFVHAVKPEPHNEIPQAASAHNTLWDFVSLQPETLHAIMWLMSDRALPRSYRMMQGFGVHTFRLVNASGQGIFVKFHWKPLLGVHSLIWDECQQIAGKDPDFNRRDLWEAIESGHYPEWELGVQLIAEADEFAFPFDLLDATKIVPEERVPVLPVGRMVLDRNPDNFFAETEQVAFHTANVVPGIDFTNDPLLQFRNFSYLDTQLIRLGGPNFAQLPVNRPVADVRNNQRDGYGQQTIAQGPSSYYKNTLGGGCPAIADDDVFRHYTERVDGHKIRQRAESFKDYFGQPRMFWDSMSPVEAEHIVAAFAFELGKVGPATGIRPRVIEQLNMVDHDLAERVATKLGLTAPAAVPVEDRQPPSPALSQLTAAPHTIDTRRIAVLVAGGVDARGTERATAALHRLGATVDMISTVGGGVVRGDTGDELVVDLGINTTSSALYDAVLVPGGAESVGQLTEDGSMVHFVSEAYKHLKPIAAFGAGIDVLQAAGIRTRLENGSADVADTGVVTSSSGADDLDDTFIGAFVGAIERHRIWDRATDTIPA
- a CDS encoding STAS domain-containing protein, whose product is MSVVNVPLTAGKQYSLRGDQAAGFSTHWVGSGTAVVTVYGELDAANARQFAEYTVGHISHSKELILDLMAVGFFSVSCFPALHNLNMRCGREGVGWVLIPSTAVARVLRVCDLGGQLPTEATVATALSALRGRRTIGSNTAAEAPADAFFAV
- a CDS encoding amidohydrolase family protein — its product is MISWSSTSLLGGTRPCSMTGVPGPLVDYPFDTTRNAVHVVFNGILTRYPNVKIILSHAGGFVPYAALRFCLLQPALQPKGPTADELLAQFKLFYWDTALSSGKYTFATLSEFADPERILFGSDYPYASPAVSAEFTRILDEETGLTAEQATAINSGNARSFSPASSERAPHLVVFGDQSFIGQRSER
- a CDS encoding glycosyltransferase encodes the protein MKIAMVSEHASPLAALGGADAGGQNVHVAGLSAALSRQGHQVVVYTRRDDPNLPERMTTPHRYTVVHVPAGPAEHVPKDELLQYMGEFARFLDRAWAVDRPDVVHAHFWMSGVASQLAARHLNLPAVQTFHALGVVKRRNQGALDTSPPERLKLEAMVARGATWVTATCTDEVFELMRVGRSRSRTSVVPCGVDLELFTPQGPKSRRGAPHRIVSVGRFVPRKGFDLVIRALPSLPDTELVIVGGPDRAGLKADPEARRLRALARELGVASRVKLRGSVAHADMPAVLRSADIVACTPWYEPFGIVALEAMACGVPVVASAVGGMLDTVVHDVTGRLVPPKRADLLADTIFSLLRDDFLRRSLGAAGRDRARSRYSWDRIAADTLRVYDRIGPAVYVPPTMSGVTARSAVQ
- the usfY gene encoding protein UsfY; its protein translation is MGDTAKDPVDHARTTRPHAGETMKDTANMPALVLLFVAVVSFFACLAAFGTSHGDIGTWLAVITAVLFVASGSWFGLEHRRVRRNERQWNAHRLGAGDGPESG
- a CDS encoding iron-containing redox enzyme family protein, with the protein product MTTFPICAQPKLPDARGPVSAVVIELLNLCAPHTHLEPVEARLRDSDPLGIDLQLALYVCYELHYRGFAEADPDWEWNAGLLHLRSRLERAFLAALRREVGTVEPEATPETEMGRLSTEPADGTGPSYHLRDHGTWQQMREYFAHRSVYHLKEGDPHAWLIPRLAGQAKASFVAIEFDEFGAGSGSQVHQQLFADLMLAAGLDNSYLGYIGAVPAESLLTVNLMSLFGLHRRLRGAAVGHFAATEITSSPGSQRMVAALQRMSAPTACVKFYREHVEADAVHEQVVRTEVINSLLSAEPALAADVVFGIRAWEVVENRLADWMMKCWKSERSSLLRPLD
- a CDS encoding CDGSH iron-sulfur domain-containing protein, whose translation is MSECRVVRMVAGGPILIEGPVRIETPDGRIVESSRFMVAVCACRRSKNYPLCDTSHRKVRRSVKRAK